Proteins encoded by one window of Phenylobacterium soli:
- a CDS encoding efflux RND transporter periplasmic adaptor subunit codes for MSRRILLVSLAAALALAGCKKPQPAKAAPAEQSRAVSVVRVEPHAIQGALAASGDLTPREEAAVLPEVTGYRVASVLADVGQFVKKGQVLVRLDPTLIEAQIAQAQAQYEQAQDQANRVKGLDNQGVLSQEQIEQRRIQARVTAAQLRDLKTRYAKMNVTAPVSGLILEKTVRPGDLSAGGATPWFRLARDGEIELQAQLSEDDLAKIRPGQAAQVSLPSGAVVNGQVRLISPQVDPQTKLGFVRVRLPVRPDIRSGGFARAVFNDATGTAPAVPDTAVSYDADGASVMVVGDDNKLKRVAVQTGQRGGGWVQLMKGPPVGTRIVRAAGTLLLEGDTVKPVEGAQALAAPAAAGPRK; via the coding sequence ATGAGCCGCCGCATCCTCCTCGTCTCCCTCGCCGCCGCCCTGGCGCTGGCCGGCTGCAAGAAGCCGCAGCCCGCCAAGGCCGCGCCCGCCGAGCAGTCGCGCGCCGTCAGCGTCGTGCGCGTCGAGCCGCATGCGATCCAGGGCGCCCTGGCCGCGAGCGGCGACCTGACGCCCCGCGAGGAGGCCGCCGTCCTGCCCGAGGTCACCGGCTACCGCGTGGCCAGCGTGCTCGCCGACGTCGGCCAGTTCGTGAAGAAGGGCCAGGTGCTGGTGCGCCTCGATCCGACCCTCATCGAGGCCCAGATCGCCCAGGCCCAGGCGCAGTACGAGCAGGCGCAGGACCAGGCCAACCGCGTGAAGGGCCTGGACAATCAGGGTGTGCTCTCGCAGGAGCAGATCGAGCAGCGCCGCATCCAGGCGCGCGTCACCGCCGCCCAGCTGCGCGACCTGAAGACCCGCTACGCCAAGATGAACGTCACGGCGCCGGTGTCGGGTCTGATCCTCGAGAAGACCGTGCGCCCGGGCGACCTGTCGGCCGGCGGCGCCACGCCCTGGTTCCGTCTCGCCCGCGATGGCGAGATCGAGCTCCAGGCTCAGCTCTCCGAGGACGATCTCGCCAAGATCCGCCCCGGCCAGGCGGCCCAGGTCAGCCTCCCGAGCGGCGCGGTGGTCAATGGCCAGGTGCGCCTGATCAGCCCGCAGGTGGATCCGCAGACCAAGCTCGGCTTCGTGCGCGTGCGCCTGCCCGTGCGGCCGGACATCCGCTCCGGCGGCTTCGCCCGCGCCGTGTTCAACGACGCCACCGGGACGGCGCCCGCCGTGCCGGACACCGCCGTCAGCTACGACGCCGACGGCGCCAGCGTCATGGTGGTCGGCGACGACAACAAGCTGAAGCGCGTGGCGGTCCAGACGGGCCAGCGCGGCGGCGGCTGGGTGCAGCTCATGAAAGGGCCGCCGGTGGGCACGCGCATCGTGCGCGCTGCGGGCACCCTGTTGCTGGAGGGCGATACGGTGAAGCCGGTCGAGGGCGCTCAGGCCCTTGCGGCGCCGGCCGCCGCGGGTCCGCGCAAATGA
- a CDS encoding SDR family oxidoreductase gives MAELSRNDLMFRDGLMKGQRILITGGGTGLGKVMAEACLMLGAEVYIWGRRGGVVEETAKELMDAHPTSGGRLVGMACDIRVPEAIHDAMDQVWADGGALTGLVNNAAGNFISRTEDLSPRGFDAIANIVFRGSFFVTLDAGKRWLAEGKHASVVSILTTWVWHGGPFTVPSAMSKAGLNVMTQSLAVEWGNRGVRFNAIAPGPFPTEGAWARLNPGSTTASETKDPTIPLGRNGEMRELANLAVYLLDPGSAYVNGQTIAIDGGSHLAGGGGFNRLAAWGDKEWEAARESIKSANEADRAKRTV, from the coding sequence ATGGCCGAGCTTTCCAGGAATGACCTGATGTTCCGCGACGGCCTGATGAAGGGCCAGCGGATCCTGATCACCGGCGGCGGCACGGGACTCGGCAAGGTGATGGCCGAGGCCTGCCTGATGCTGGGCGCCGAGGTCTACATCTGGGGCCGCCGCGGCGGGGTGGTCGAGGAAACCGCCAAGGAGCTGATGGACGCCCATCCGACGTCGGGCGGCCGGTTGGTCGGCATGGCCTGCGATATCCGCGTGCCGGAGGCCATCCATGACGCCATGGACCAGGTGTGGGCCGATGGCGGGGCGCTGACGGGCCTGGTCAACAACGCTGCCGGCAACTTCATCAGCCGCACGGAGGACCTCTCCCCGCGCGGTTTCGACGCCATCGCCAACATCGTCTTCCGCGGCTCGTTCTTCGTGACGCTGGACGCGGGCAAGCGCTGGCTGGCCGAGGGCAAGCACGCCTCGGTCGTCTCGATCCTGACCACCTGGGTCTGGCACGGCGGCCCGTTCACCGTGCCCTCCGCCATGTCCAAGGCGGGGCTTAACGTCATGACCCAATCTCTGGCCGTGGAGTGGGGCAATCGCGGCGTGCGTTTCAACGCCATCGCCCCTGGGCCCTTCCCGACCGAAGGCGCCTGGGCGCGGCTCAACCCGGGCTCGACCACGGCCAGCGAGACGAAGGACCCGACCATCCCGCTCGGCCGCAACGGCGAGATGCGCGAGCTGGCCAATCTGGCCGTCTATCTGCTCGATCCCGGTTCGGCCTATGTGAACGGCCAGACCATCGCCATCGACGGCGGCAGCCATCTGGCGGGTGGCGGCGGGTTCAACCGCCTCGCGGCCTGGGGCGACAAGGAATGGGAGGCGGCGCGCGAGTCGATCAAGTCGGCCAACGAGGCGGACCGCGCCAAGCGCACCGTCTGA
- a CDS encoding M28 family metallopeptidase, whose amino-acid sequence MKKLVLFAAAAALISGSALAAPASIDPKAMAQDIKVLSSDAFEGRGPATPGEAKAIAYIAQQYKAIGLQPAGDKTKSGRSWYQNVPLAEFETEGPVQVTVKAGPETLSWKQGEEVALRAAQTGQAHISIKDAPVVFVGYGVKAPERNWDDYKGVDLHGKIALVLVNDPDFETGEGDFGGKAMTYYGRWTYKYEEAARQGALGMIVIHERAPAAYGWATVKNSNTNAIFDIIRKDPAKAHVPLEGWIQRDQTVQLFKAAGLDFDGLKKAAQTRDFRPVTLNGVTWSTDMGVKAQKVVSHNVVGVLPGKTHPNERVIYTAHWDHLGVGLPDAKGDKIYNGAVDNASGTAALIEMARLYAKAPRADRSVVFLSVTAEEKGLLGSEYYAANPLYPLATTVADINMDGMNVLGRTKDVTSSGNAPLTLQDDLIAVAKSHGMSFSSDPNPEAGSFYRSDHFSFAKRGVPAMSIGAGEDMAKGGREAGKAAADAYIKDKYHQPADEYDPNWDLSGMVQEMQVLYDLGHRLATTREWPEWKAGAEFKAERDKTRSLRK is encoded by the coding sequence ATGAAAAAGCTTGTCCTGTTCGCGGCCGCCGCCGCGCTGATTTCCGGCTCCGCCCTGGCCGCCCCGGCATCGATCGACCCCAAGGCGATGGCCCAGGACATCAAGGTGCTGTCGTCCGACGCCTTCGAGGGCCGCGGTCCGGCGACGCCCGGCGAGGCCAAGGCGATCGCCTACATCGCCCAGCAGTACAAGGCCATCGGGCTGCAGCCGGCCGGCGACAAGACCAAGTCCGGCCGCTCCTGGTACCAGAACGTGCCGCTGGCCGAGTTCGAGACCGAGGGTCCGGTGCAGGTGACGGTGAAGGCCGGCCCCGAGACGCTGAGCTGGAAGCAGGGCGAAGAGGTGGCGCTGCGCGCCGCCCAGACCGGCCAGGCGCACATCTCGATCAAGGACGCGCCGGTGGTGTTCGTCGGCTATGGCGTGAAGGCGCCGGAGCGCAACTGGGACGACTACAAGGGCGTCGACCTGCACGGAAAGATCGCCCTGGTCCTGGTCAACGACCCCGACTTCGAGACGGGCGAAGGCGACTTCGGCGGCAAGGCGATGACCTACTACGGCCGCTGGACCTACAAGTACGAGGAGGCCGCGCGCCAGGGCGCCCTCGGCATGATCGTCATCCACGAGCGGGCGCCGGCCGCCTACGGCTGGGCGACGGTCAAGAACTCCAACACCAACGCCATCTTCGACATCATCCGCAAGGACCCGGCCAAGGCCCACGTGCCGCTCGAGGGCTGGATCCAGCGCGACCAGACGGTGCAACTGTTCAAGGCGGCCGGCCTCGATTTCGACGGTCTGAAGAAGGCCGCCCAGACCCGCGACTTCCGCCCGGTGACGCTGAACGGCGTCACCTGGTCCACCGACATGGGCGTCAAGGCCCAGAAGGTCGTCTCGCACAACGTGGTCGGCGTGCTGCCCGGCAAGACCCATCCCAACGAGCGGGTGATCTACACCGCTCACTGGGATCACCTCGGCGTCGGGCTGCCGGACGCCAAGGGCGACAAGATCTACAACGGCGCGGTGGATAACGCCTCGGGCACGGCGGCGCTGATCGAAATGGCGCGGCTCTACGCCAAGGCGCCGCGGGCCGACCGCTCGGTGGTGTTTCTTTCGGTGACCGCCGAGGAGAAGGGCCTGCTCGGCTCGGAATACTACGCCGCCAACCCGCTCTATCCGCTGGCCACGACGGTCGCCGACATCAACATGGACGGCATGAACGTCCTCGGCCGGACCAAGGACGTGACCTCCTCAGGCAATGCGCCGCTGACCCTGCAGGACGACCTGATCGCCGTCGCCAAGTCGCATGGTATGTCGTTCTCGAGCGACCCTAACCCCGAGGCCGGCTCCTTCTACCGCTCGGACCACTTCTCCTTCGCCAAGCGCGGCGTGCCGGCCATGTCGATCGGCGCGGGCGAGGACATGGCGAAGGGCGGCCGGGAAGCTGGCAAGGCCGCGGCCGACGCCTACATCAAGGACAAGTACCACCAGCCGGCCGACGAGTACGATCCCAACTGGGACCTCTCCGGCATGGTCCAGGAGATGCAGGTCCTCTACGATCTGGGCCACCGGCTCGCGACCACGCGCGAGTGGCCGGAGTGGAAGGCCGGCGCCGAGTTCAAGGCCGAGCGCGACAAGACCAGGTCGCTGCGGAAATAG
- a CDS encoding DUF72 domain-containing protein has translation MAGAGRIRAGMGGWTFEPWRGVFYPDGLKQAAELEYASRHVTAIEINGTYYSTFKPDSWAKWREATPEGFKFSVKASRFCTNRRVLADMGESMDKFLNQGIAELGDRLGPILWQFMGTKKFDPDDFEGFLKLLPDKVGGLPLVHVVEPRHDSFATPEFIALCRKHGVTICLAAHETYPEIADVTGPIVYARLQTGSDDVPTAYPSETLDLWAERFKAYAAGGRPADLPAIAPEEAAKTPRDVYAFVIHEGKIRAPAAAMELIKRVD, from the coding sequence ATGGCGGGGGCGGGACGCATCCGGGCGGGCATGGGAGGCTGGACCTTCGAGCCCTGGCGCGGGGTCTTCTATCCGGACGGCCTGAAGCAGGCGGCGGAGCTGGAGTATGCGTCCCGGCACGTCACCGCCATCGAGATCAACGGCACCTACTATTCGACCTTCAAGCCCGACAGCTGGGCCAAGTGGCGCGAGGCGACGCCGGAGGGCTTCAAGTTCTCGGTCAAGGCGTCGCGCTTCTGCACCAATCGCCGGGTGCTCGCCGACATGGGCGAGTCCATGGACAAGTTCCTGAACCAGGGGATCGCCGAGCTCGGCGACCGGCTGGGGCCGATCCTGTGGCAGTTCATGGGGACGAAGAAGTTCGATCCGGACGACTTCGAGGGCTTCCTGAAGCTGCTGCCCGACAAGGTCGGCGGACTTCCGCTCGTCCATGTGGTCGAGCCGCGGCACGACAGCTTCGCGACGCCCGAGTTCATCGCCCTTTGCCGCAAGCACGGGGTGACCATCTGCCTGGCGGCGCACGAAACCTATCCGGAGATCGCCGACGTCACCGGTCCGATCGTTTACGCCCGTCTGCAGACGGGTTCGGACGATGTGCCCACCGCCTATCCGTCCGAAACACTGGACCTGTGGGCCGAACGATTCAAAGCCTATGCTGCGGGCGGCCGTCCGGCCGACCTGCCGGCGATCGCGCCCGAAGAAGCGGCGAAGACGCCGCGCGACGTCTACGCCTTCGTCATCCACGAGGGGAAGATCCGCGCGCCGGCTGCGGCCATGGAGCTGATCAAGCGCGTGGACTGA
- a CDS encoding histidine phosphatase family protein gives MELLLIRHGLPERSAESSDPPLSAEGRDQARRVARWLTDEKIHAVYSSPMARAVQTAEPFAAAAGHEVNLHPGIVEFDRDSGSYTPLEVLKREDYEAWKAFVAGGAGADIAGFQKMVVAALEEMIEAHSGQRIAVFCHGGVINVWTAHVLGMAPRLFFEPGYTSVHRYLCARSGERNVVALNERAHLSARFAPADPVGAGA, from the coding sequence ATGGAACTCCTGCTCATCCGCCACGGCCTTCCCGAGCGCAGCGCCGAATCCTCCGACCCGCCGCTCTCCGCCGAGGGCCGCGACCAGGCCCGGCGCGTGGCGCGCTGGCTGACCGACGAGAAGATCCATGCGGTCTATTCGAGCCCCATGGCGCGCGCGGTGCAGACCGCCGAACCGTTCGCCGCGGCCGCTGGCCACGAGGTGAACCTGCATCCGGGCATCGTCGAGTTCGACCGCGATTCCGGCTCCTACACCCCGCTCGAAGTGCTCAAGCGCGAGGACTACGAGGCCTGGAAGGCCTTCGTGGCGGGCGGCGCCGGGGCCGACATCGCCGGCTTCCAGAAGATGGTGGTGGCCGCGCTCGAGGAGATGATCGAGGCCCACTCAGGCCAGCGGATCGCGGTCTTCTGCCACGGCGGGGTGATCAACGTCTGGACGGCCCATGTGCTCGGCATGGCGCCGCGGCTCTTCTTCGAGCCGGGCTACACCAGCGTGCACCGCTACCTCTGCGCCCGTTCGGGCGAGCGAAACGTGGTGGCGCTGAACGAGCGGGCCCACCTGAGCGCGCGGTTCGCGCCCGCCGATCCGGTCGGGGCTGGAGCCTAG
- a CDS encoding tetratricopeptide repeat protein, with translation MRRPAMGASSSEDLGAALQLREAGRYAEAERALEACVAARPQDLEAWAALAHVRLLQNQIGTAGEALAQALRVDAAAAPALRTAARLALAAGDVQAAIGHARKACAAPDVHPEDRLVLAMALARADLLDEAVALADEVLAEPPPRAEAHVVRMQALSRQGRMAEAVADGEAAMRLKPHLPLWGSIGALQLALGRHVEAAVVLRRAVELNPRDLQALVNLGEAERRSGRLVEAGEALGRATELDPASSVAWGNLGAVLQQQGRIEAARGAYDRALALDPGAAAVMVNLGRLLADLGRYGEAEQSCRRAIERRPDLAVGHYVLAGVLRATGRMAEAESAYGRALALQPGFDEAELGLAEALAEQLKTEEARARLESVLQRRPSLEVFLQARLTLSVVAPSKDAILAERARFAAGLEEALHWPGEVVDGARLVASDWFYLAYHGLDDRPLMSALDRMFTAKAPGLAFEARGLAAPAPLTGRRIRVGFVSQFLCNHTIGRVYRGLIAALDRSRFEIIIAHLPKTQADPQRAAIDALADRVIDLPPALVEQRRLLAETALDLLFFTDVGMAPASYLLARSRLAPVQAVGWGHPDTTGLKTLDYFVSFDGAEPAGAEAFYEERLVRLPRLACFYDPPARPARLDRQTLGLPAQGALYGCLQSLFKIHPDFDAVLAEIAARDPTGWIVFAEGPQPAWSQALRRRWETSAPGLGARTVFLPRAPIERYLATLAEMDILLDPPHFGSGTTFFDAMMWGAPVLTWPGGFSRGRIVAALYEQMGAGRELVVQRLDDYAARAVALAADKPQLSALRRELETAAERNLFRDARAVRAFEAFLLAAVDAAADGRQLASGWRPAASFAVG, from the coding sequence ATGCGCAGGCCGGCCATGGGTGCGTCCTCATCCGAAGATCTCGGCGCGGCGCTGCAACTGCGCGAGGCCGGCCGCTACGCCGAGGCGGAGCGGGCGCTGGAAGCATGCGTCGCGGCCCGCCCGCAGGACCTCGAAGCCTGGGCGGCGCTCGCGCATGTGCGCCTGCTGCAGAACCAGATCGGGACGGCCGGCGAGGCGCTGGCGCAGGCGCTCCGTGTCGACGCCGCAGCGGCGCCGGCGCTCAGGACGGCCGCCCGGCTGGCCCTCGCGGCCGGTGACGTCCAGGCCGCCATCGGCCATGCCCGAAAGGCCTGTGCGGCGCCTGACGTCCACCCCGAAGACCGGCTCGTGCTCGCCATGGCGCTCGCCCGCGCCGACCTGCTCGACGAGGCGGTGGCGCTCGCCGACGAAGTGCTGGCCGAACCGCCGCCGCGGGCCGAAGCCCACGTGGTGCGGATGCAGGCGCTGAGCCGCCAGGGGCGGATGGCCGAGGCGGTGGCGGACGGCGAGGCCGCCATGCGGCTGAAGCCGCACCTGCCGCTCTGGGGATCGATCGGCGCGCTGCAACTCGCACTCGGCCGGCATGTCGAGGCCGCGGTGGTCCTGCGCCGCGCGGTCGAGCTCAATCCGCGAGATCTCCAGGCCCTGGTCAATCTGGGCGAGGCCGAGCGACGCTCGGGGCGCCTCGTCGAGGCCGGCGAGGCCCTGGGCCGCGCCACCGAACTCGATCCGGCCTCGTCCGTGGCGTGGGGCAACCTCGGCGCCGTCCTGCAGCAGCAGGGCCGGATCGAAGCCGCCCGCGGCGCCTACGATCGCGCCCTGGCGCTCGACCCGGGCGCAGCGGCGGTCATGGTCAACCTCGGCCGACTGCTCGCCGACCTGGGGCGCTACGGGGAGGCGGAGCAGAGCTGCCGTCGCGCCATCGAGCGGCGGCCGGATCTCGCCGTCGGCCATTACGTCCTCGCCGGCGTGCTGCGCGCCACTGGGCGCATGGCCGAGGCGGAGAGCGCCTACGGCCGGGCGCTCGCGCTGCAGCCCGGATTCGACGAGGCCGAACTCGGGCTCGCCGAGGCGCTCGCCGAGCAGCTCAAGACGGAGGAGGCGCGGGCGCGGTTGGAGTCGGTGCTCCAGCGGCGGCCGAGCCTCGAGGTCTTCCTCCAGGCTCGCCTGACGCTGTCGGTCGTCGCTCCCTCGAAGGACGCCATCCTCGCCGAGCGGGCCCGCTTCGCGGCCGGCCTCGAGGAGGCGCTGCATTGGCCCGGCGAGGTCGTCGACGGCGCCCGCCTGGTGGCCAGCGACTGGTTCTACCTGGCCTATCACGGCCTCGACGACCGGCCGCTGATGAGCGCCCTGGACCGCATGTTCACGGCCAAGGCGCCCGGCCTCGCCTTCGAGGCTCGCGGCCTTGCGGCGCCGGCTCCGCTGACCGGACGGCGGATCAGGGTGGGCTTCGTCTCGCAGTTCCTCTGCAATCACACGATCGGGCGGGTCTATCGCGGGCTGATCGCGGCGCTCGACCGCAGCCGGTTCGAGATCATCATCGCCCATCTGCCCAAGACCCAGGCCGATCCCCAGCGCGCGGCGATCGACGCCCTGGCTGACCGGGTGATCGATCTTCCGCCGGCCCTGGTCGAACAGCGCCGCCTGCTGGCCGAGACCGCACTCGACCTGTTGTTCTTCACCGACGTCGGCATGGCGCCGGCCAGCTATCTCCTGGCCCGCTCGCGCCTCGCGCCCGTGCAGGCGGTGGGCTGGGGTCACCCGGACACGACGGGCCTGAAGACGCTCGACTATTTCGTGTCCTTCGACGGCGCCGAACCGGCCGGTGCGGAGGCCTTTTATGAGGAGCGGCTGGTGCGCCTGCCAAGGCTCGCCTGCTTCTACGACCCGCCGGCCAGGCCCGCCCGGCTCGACCGCCAGACGCTCGGCCTGCCCGCGCAGGGCGCGCTCTACGGCTGCCTGCAGAGCCTGTTCAAGATCCACCCCGACTTCGACGCCGTGCTCGCTGAGATCGCCGCCCGCGACCCCACGGGCTGGATCGTCTTCGCCGAAGGCCCTCAACCGGCCTGGAGCCAGGCCCTGCGCCGACGCTGGGAGACGAGTGCGCCTGGGCTCGGCGCCCGAACGGTCTTCCTGCCGCGGGCGCCGATCGAGCGCTACCTCGCCACTCTGGCCGAGATGGACATCCTGCTCGATCCGCCTCACTTCGGCAGCGGCACCACCTTCTTCGACGCCATGATGTGGGGCGCGCCGGTGCTCACCTGGCCGGGCGGTTTCTCGCGCGGGCGGATCGTGGCGGCGCTCTATGAGCAGATGGGCGCCGGCCGCGAGCTGGTGGTCCAGCGCCTGGACGACTACGCCGCCCGCGCGGTGGCCCTGGCGGCGGACAAACCACAGCTCTCGGCGCTGCGCCGGGAACTGGAGACCGCCGCCGAGCGCAACCTGTTCCGCGATGCGCGTGCCGTCCGCGCCTTCGAAGCCTTCCTCCTGGCGGCGGTCGACGCCGCCGCCGACGGCCGGCAGCTCGCGTCGGGTTGGCGTCCCGCTGCGTCATTCGCGGTAGGGTGA
- a CDS encoding class I SAM-dependent methyltransferase → MSAEYEFTTDWFSRFAPVWSALLKQFPPSRILEIGSYEGRSACFIIDQCAAERAIELYCVDTWAGGVEHEREAMSAVEARFDANVRKACEAAAHPVTVRKQKALSHEALARHLAEGRSEAFDLIYIDGSHQAPDVLTDAVLAFRLLKVGGIVIFDDYLWSMEPRGQQDFYNMPKPAVDAFVNIFQRKLQVLGAPLYQLYARKVSA, encoded by the coding sequence TTGAGCGCCGAGTACGAGTTCACCACCGACTGGTTCAGCCGGTTCGCGCCCGTCTGGAGCGCGCTGCTCAAGCAGTTTCCGCCGAGCCGGATCCTGGAGATCGGCTCCTATGAGGGCCGCTCGGCCTGCTTCATCATCGACCAGTGCGCGGCGGAGCGGGCGATCGAACTCTATTGCGTCGACACCTGGGCCGGCGGCGTCGAGCACGAGCGCGAGGCGATGAGCGCGGTGGAGGCGCGCTTCGACGCCAACGTGCGCAAGGCCTGCGAGGCGGCGGCCCACCCGGTGACGGTCCGCAAGCAGAAGGCGCTCTCGCACGAGGCCCTCGCCCGCCACCTGGCCGAGGGACGGTCCGAGGCCTTCGACCTGATCTACATCGACGGCTCGCACCAGGCGCCCGACGTGCTGACGGACGCCGTCCTCGCGTTCCGGCTGCTCAAGGTCGGGGGGATCGTGATCTTCGACGACTATCTGTGGTCGATGGAGCCCCGCGGTCAGCAGGACTTCTACAACATGCCGAAACCCGCCGTGGACGCGTTCGTGAACATCTTCCAGCGCAAGCTGCAGGTGCTCGGCGCGCCGCTCTACCAGCTCTACGCCCGCAAGGTGAGCGCCTGA
- a CDS encoding efflux transporter outer membrane subunit has protein sequence MRMHRSAVLIASLALAGCASARKPDVRLPATFEAPQAAASAPIALDRWWTVFGDDQLNGLVDSALAANPDAKTAAARLAEARATATSGLTRFLPQGDAAGSAKRTHTEQLSGTAINIPGFSTSGTSENYAANLNVSWEVDLFGRIFAVNRAAKGDVAAARFSYEGTRASLAAQVADAYFQARGLAIQLADARETVRIEEELYRIASKKAQVGLTAGSDADRVAGDLAQSRAQAEALAAELQAQRRTLLILAGRPIEPTASVNVPPNVGRMPPVPASVPSELLARRPDVREAQARVQSASGRLLLADLSFFPTFTLTPGVGWSKVVQPGYRSTTDSWTIGGSVSQPILSIPRLLADLKAQNARTEQAVLAYEKAVQTAFGEAENALVRLDADERRVTVLVEGERRAARAYEAARKGYSLGLTDLQTALSAEQSWRATRAQLTTAQVQGLRQSVTTFKALGGGWPAERYATQTK, from the coding sequence ATGCGTATGCACCGCTCGGCAGTCCTGATCGCGAGCCTTGCGCTCGCCGGCTGCGCCTCGGCGCGCAAGCCCGACGTGCGCCTGCCCGCCACCTTCGAAGCTCCGCAGGCGGCCGCCAGCGCGCCGATCGCCCTTGACCGCTGGTGGACGGTGTTCGGCGACGACCAGTTGAACGGCCTGGTCGACAGCGCGCTCGCCGCCAATCCCGACGCCAAGACCGCCGCCGCCAGGCTCGCCGAGGCGCGGGCCACGGCGACCAGCGGCCTCACCCGCTTCCTGCCCCAAGGCGACGCCGCCGGCTCGGCCAAGCGCACCCACACGGAGCAGCTCTCCGGGACGGCGATCAACATTCCCGGTTTCTCGACCAGCGGCACGAGCGAGAACTACGCGGCCAACCTCAACGTGAGCTGGGAAGTCGATCTCTTCGGCCGGATCTTCGCGGTGAACCGCGCCGCCAAGGGCGACGTGGCCGCCGCCCGCTTCTCCTACGAAGGGACGCGGGCCAGCCTCGCGGCCCAGGTCGCCGACGCCTACTTCCAGGCGCGCGGCCTCGCCATCCAGCTCGCCGACGCCCGCGAGACGGTGCGGATCGAGGAGGAGCTCTACCGCATCGCCTCCAAGAAGGCGCAGGTCGGGCTCACTGCGGGATCGGACGCGGACCGCGTAGCCGGCGACCTCGCCCAGTCGCGCGCCCAGGCCGAGGCCCTCGCCGCCGAGCTCCAGGCCCAGCGCCGCACCCTGCTGATCCTGGCCGGCCGGCCGATCGAGCCCACCGCCAGCGTCAACGTCCCGCCGAACGTCGGCCGCATGCCGCCGGTCCCGGCCAGCGTGCCGAGCGAGCTCCTCGCCCGCCGCCCCGATGTGCGCGAAGCCCAGGCGCGGGTGCAGTCGGCGTCGGGCCGTCTGCTGTTGGCCGACCTCTCCTTCTTCCCGACCTTCACCCTGACGCCCGGCGTCGGCTGGTCGAAGGTGGTGCAGCCGGGATACCGCTCCACGACCGACAGCTGGACGATCGGCGGCAGCGTGAGCCAGCCGATCCTGTCGATCCCGCGGCTGCTGGCCGACCTCAAGGCCCAGAACGCCCGCACCGAACAGGCCGTGCTGGCCTACGAGAAGGCCGTGCAGACCGCCTTCGGCGAGGCCGAGAACGCGCTCGTCCGTCTCGACGCAGACGAGCGGCGGGTCACCGTGCTGGTCGAGGGCGAGCGCCGCGCCGCCCGCGCCTACGAGGCCGCCCGCAAGGGCTATTCGCTCGGGCTCACCGACCTGCAGACCGCCCTTTCGGCCGAGCAGTCCTGGCGGGCCACTCGCGCCCAGCTGACCACCGCCCAGGTGCAGGGCCTGCGGCAGAGCGTGACCACCTTCAAGGCGCTCGGCGGCGGATGGCCGGCCGAGCGCTATGCGACGCAAACGAAGTGA
- a CDS encoding glycosyltransferase family 2 protein, translating to MALPPPLSLGCYFPDDQPPQTPADIGVIMPTLLRPSIVRAVRCVFGQLGAGRIQLVIGADVNFQNTGELYAALAERPAHISAVVLTLPYSTSIRHGGVHRAVDGGALRSILSYVANSRAVAYLDDDNLWERDHLASLAQAMNGKAWAYSQRMLVDEETGRDVSVDRWDSVGLDKGRFAAEGGFVDTNCLLVDKLAAADAFGLWSEPGLNRASQRADRRFFRALRDLPHGVVDRPTVRYGIRPTNILWKYVRGEASL from the coding sequence ATGGCTCTGCCGCCGCCCTTGTCCCTGGGCTGCTACTTCCCGGACGACCAGCCGCCGCAGACCCCGGCCGATATCGGGGTGATCATGCCGACGCTCCTGAGGCCGTCCATCGTCCGAGCAGTGCGATGCGTCTTCGGCCAGCTGGGAGCGGGCCGCATCCAGCTGGTGATCGGCGCGGACGTGAACTTCCAGAACACCGGCGAGCTCTATGCCGCCCTGGCCGAGCGCCCGGCGCACATCTCGGCCGTGGTGCTCACCCTGCCGTACTCCACCTCGATCCGGCACGGCGGCGTCCATCGGGCGGTCGACGGCGGCGCGCTGCGCTCGATCCTGAGCTACGTCGCCAATAGCCGAGCGGTCGCCTACCTCGATGACGACAACCTCTGGGAACGCGACCACCTCGCCTCCCTCGCCCAGGCGATGAACGGCAAGGCCTGGGCCTACAGCCAGCGCATGCTCGTCGACGAGGAGACGGGCCGCGACGTGAGCGTCGATCGCTGGGATTCGGTGGGACTCGACAAGGGACGCTTCGCCGCCGAGGGCGGCTTCGTCGACACCAACTGCCTGCTGGTCGACAAGCTTGCCGCCGCCGACGCCTTCGGGCTCTGGTCCGAACCGGGCCTCAACCGTGCAAGCCAGAGGGCGGACCGGCGGTTCTTCCGCGCGCTCCGCGACCTGCCGCACGGGGTGGTGGACCGGCCGACGGTCCGCTACGGCATCCGTCCCACCAACATCCTCTGGAAGTACGTCCGCGGCGAGGCGAGCCTCTAG